The genomic interval GCAATAAATGGTGAAAGGGTTAATCTAAATGATCTAAGAGGAAAATATGTTTTTTTAGATTTTTGGGGAACCTGGTGTGGCCCGTGCCGCCAAGAAATTCCAAAGTTAAAAGAAATATATGACAAATATAAAAACAACAATTTTGTAATGCTTGGAATAGCCCTGGATAATTTAGAGGCTTTAAATAAATATATTCGCGATGAAGATATTCTTTGGCCTCAAATTCTCCAGGATGAATCGCATGAAATTATAAATTTGTATAATGTTAAAGCCTACCCCACTACTTTTTTAATAGATCCGGAAGGAATTATTATTGACAAAAGTTTTAGTGCTAAAGCTTTAGAAAGCAAACTAAAAGAGCTTTTTAAATAATGAAATAAAAACTAAAAAACCCACCTATTAAGAACGAGTATTTCTGCTAATCCAAAAAAAAAGTTATAACAAGGAGTTTAATTTCCCATGCTGATTAGCCACAGAAAGAAGTTCATTTATACAAAGACATCCAAAACCGCGGGGACATCTGTTGAATCTTATTTTGAGAAATTTTGTATGCCGGAAGGCGAATGGGAGTTTTCACATGGAAGAGAAGAATATATTAGCGCAACCGGGATCATTGGTTTTCGTGGTACTAATGCAGCAAGCAAAGAATGGCGGAATCATTTATCGGCGGCAGAAATAAAGAACAAAATCGGGGCCTCAATTTGGGATAATTATTTCAAATTCTGTGTTGTCAGAAATCCGTTTGATAAACTTCTATCCGGTTTCTTTTTTAATAAAGAAAAAAATGAAGATCAAGATACAATTCTTCAGTTCCGAAATTGGCTTAAAAATGGTGGGCGGGTTATGGATCGAGACAGGTATGTTATCGGCGATAATATTTGTATGGATTATTTTATCAAATATGAAAATCTTGAAGAAGGAATAAACCATGTTTGCAAGAAATTAGAGCTACCTTTTGAACCATCTACAATTCCAAAACTTAAAACAGGTTACCGCAAAAAGACTATTCCTATAAACAAATTTTATGATGAGGAATCAATCCAATTAGTGAAGTCTGCATATTCATTTGAATTGAACTATTTTAATTATTCCATGCCAGAAAATTAAATCAAAAGATTTAAGCGATTAGGGAAATTGTAGATTGGATATCTGCTAAGTTATCACCTGTACCGGATTGGTTGTAAATGCGGTTTTCTTTTTGTTTTGTCTCCTGGATTTCTCTTTGAGCATCCTGTTCCATTTGACGGGCTTTAGAAGCTACTGACCTGTCTTCGCTTGAAGGATCTGCAGGTGCTAAGGCAGCCTCCTGAATTTGCTTTGCTTTTTTTACTGTTTTTTCAGGATCAGCTTCTTTTGAGGTATCAATTTCAACAGAGCCTTCCACAGCATATTGCCTGCCATCCGGACCCGTTTCAAACTCATATTTCGGGCTGCTAGTCAAGCCACCACCTGCACTAACGTGTGCTTGCTCATGGCGTCGTACTTCCTGATCGCGTTGTTTTAAATCAGCAACCTTTTCTTGTTCTTCGGGGGATAATTGATTTTGATTGTTTTGAGTTTCGATATGCTGGGTTTGACTTGAAGAATGTAAATCAGCAATACTATGGATACGTCCTTGTATTTCCATTTCGCCTGTCCTAGATATTTTTCTATATATTTAGAATTTATCGGAGGTCAACCAGAAATCTTAATAACTTGTAGCTTCAAACTCCTTTTTTAACCAATGTTGGATTCAAAAAAAGATATAAAAATTCTTGACCTTTTTAGGTTTATATATTATCGTAAGGAAAATAACATAAACAATAAAATATTCATTTATCTGGAGAAAATCATGAAGAAAAGACAATATAGCTTATTACTTATTTTAGCTATTGGACTGTTTTCTATTCAATGTGTTGAAAAAACTTCAACAACAAATATAGTGGATATTACTATTTCAATCACTGATACAGAGACTGTAATATTAAATGATAAACCGGTTTTGATTGTCGACTTAGCAAAGCGTTTGAAAGATTTTGATAAATCTTCAAAAGTAAAAATACTACCAAAGAAGAATACAAAAATGGTTACATTAAATGAAGTATTTAAGGCAATCCGAACAGAAGGGTTTGCAAATATCGAAAATCATCAAGCTGAAGAATTGGCCACAAAATGAGATAGAGAAAATACTCAAAAAACCTATTGAGATATCTTAGGAAAACCCGAGTTATTCGTGTGCTTCCAACCAATTTGCTCCTGAAGCACTTTCTACAACGACCGGCACAGATAACGGCATCGCGTTGGCCATAATTCTTTCAACATGCCCGGCGAATTCTTTTATGTAGCTATCCTTCACTTCAAAAACCAACTCATCATGCACCTGCATCAACATATAGGCCGGACAGTCTTCCTGCGTATCTATAAATCTTTGCATGTCGATCATCGCCTTTTTTATCAAATCAGCAGCAGAGCCCTGAATGGGAGTGTTAATAGCCATACGCTCTGCAAATTCCCGGATATTACGATTTTTGCTTTTAATTTCAGGAAGATATCGCCGGCGATTCATCATAGTTTCAACATAACCTTGCTCATTGGCCTGTTCTATCGCTTTACGCATAAACAACTGGATGTTCGGGTATGTCGCAAAATAGTTGGCAATAAACAACTCAGCTTCGTCCGGTGATATATGTAGCCGGTTAGAAAGCCCCCATTTGTTCATACCATACATTATGCCAAAATTGATTTCCTTGGCTTTTCGTCTGTGATCCGCTGTAACCTCTTCCAAGCTGATATCAAAAATTAGAGACGCTGTTACTGCGTGGATATCCGTGTTATCCTGTTGAAAGCCCTTAATAAGTGTTTCATCGCCAGATAGGTGTGCCATAACACGCAATTCAATCTGTGAATAATCCGCACTCAAAATGCTGTAGCCTTCCCTGCTGGGGATAAATGCCCGGCGGATTTCTTTACCTAATTCGGTTCGGATTGGGATATTCTGCAAATTGGGATTCATGCTGGAAAGCCGTCCGGTCGCAGCCACTGTTTGATTGTATGACGTGTGAATTTTACCCGTTTTGGAATTTACCATTTCCGGTAATGCATCTACATAAGTATTCTTAAGTTTTGCCAACTTTCTAAAATTTAAAATCTTATCAATCACCGGATGTTCAGAAAAGCGCTCCAAAGTCTGTTCTGAGGTTGAGAACTGCCCCGTTTTTGTTTTCTTTGGCTTTCTCAGATCCAGCTCTTCATGAATCTTCTTTTCTTCAAACATAATTGTACCAAGTTGTTGTGGCGAACTGATATTAAATTCCTGACCGGCAAAATCATATATCTCTTTTTCTAACTTTGCCAGCTCTTTTGCAATATCTTCAGACAGTTTGCTAAGTAAATCCAAATTAATCTTAATACCATTCGTTTCAGTAATTTCCAGGACTTCCAGCAAAGGCATTTCAAGGTTAAAAAACAAATCATCCAGACCGTGTTCCTTTAATTTGTCTTCCAGAATATTGGCAACTCGTAAACTGATATCAGCGTCTTCAGCAGCGTACGGTAAAACTTCATTTGCTGCCAAATCGGTCATCAACTTTTCATCTTTTCCTTTACCAATTAAATCAGAAATCGGAATCATTTTATAAGCCAGATATTTTTCAGCCAGGTTATCGAGATTATGTTGCCGATTTGAAGGATCAAGTACATAGGAGGCAATCATTGTATCAAAGTAAATACCTTGAACATTTACACCATGTTGCTTTAAAACAGCATGATCATATTTCAGATTCTGGCCATACTTTTTTATTTTGGGGTTTGTAAAAACCGGAGTTAAAGATCTTAGGATTTCTTTCTCAGAAAGCTTAATATCAAAATGGTTGATTGGCACATACCAGCCTTGGTGTTCCTTCCAGCTAAAAGCGATCCCGGCAATATTTGCCGTCAAACTATCCAGCGAATCGGTTTCCAAATCAAAAACAAATTTTTTCTGTCTTTTAAGTTCTTTAAGAAAGCCATCAAAAGACTCTTTTGTATCAACAAGTTTATAATTGACGGCTTCCTTTTCATATTGAGAAGTGTCTGTTGGAATAAAATCAGAATCAGCTTCGGTTAAGGCCAACATGCGGTTAAACAAACTGGGGAATTCCAACTCCTTTAGAATCTTAGATACAACATCCATATCCCAAACATTAAATTTTATATCATCCAACATCACATCCATCGGAACTTTTAGATCAATGGTTGTAAGGTTTTGCGACATAAAAGCCTGTTCCTTATTATTGGCAAGGTTATCCTTCAACGCACTTTTCTTCATACCTTCCAGATTTTCATAAATACCAGGAATGCTGCCGTATTCTCCTAATAATTTTGCGGCTGTTTTACCGCCCACTTTTGGCACACCCGGAATATTATCTGATGTATCACCCATCAAAGCCAGCCAATCAACAATCTGGCTTGGATTAACACCATATTTGTCAATTACCTTTTGAGCATTCATAATATCAGGTGCCGCGCCTGCCTTACCTACGGCATAAAGGAAAACATGATCATTTACAAGTTGGGCCATATCCTTATCACCGGAAACGATAAAAACATCCAAGTCCTTATTGCCATATTTATGTGAGAGCATACCGATTATATCATCCGCTTCATAACCATCTTTATCAATTAGGATGAAATTTAATTTTTTTAAGGTATCGACCATTCGAGGATATTGGGCACGCATATCATCGGGCATTTTCTCCCGGGTGGCTTTGTACTCAGAATAAATTTCATGGCGGAAAGTTGGTTTACTCGTATCAAAAATGATGGCCACATATTCCGGGCGTTCTTCATCCAAAATCTTAATCATGGTGTTTAAGAAGCCAAAGGTTGCAGATGTATTTTCGCCTTTTGAGTTAATAAGCGGATTTCGGATGAAAGCAAAATAGCTGCGGTAATACAATGCGGAGCCATCAATTAAAAATAGTTTTTCAGACATGGACAGGCCTTGGATTAAATAAAAATGTACGTTACGGATTAATAAGTAGCTGGGAGGCTAATCTATGTAATTAGTTCTAATGATGTAAACATCAATTTATGAATAAATCTCAATGGAGAAAATCTATGGTTTAAGCAAAATAAAAATTATAGTAAATCCAGCCACAACAACACCATAAAGCATATAGGTAAAAATTATGGTCAAAATACTCTTGAAGAGGGCTGGTGTTTTTTTCATGCCAGAAAACTGAATTATAGCGAATGAAAAATATATGATTAACAAAATATTTTTTAGGAAGGCAACCCTAATATCTACCAAAGAAAAGAATATGATTATTATCGATAATAGAAATCCAATGGAAATGATGTAAAATGAGAAAACCAAACTTTCTGCATAATTAAAACCCTGTTTTCTGAAAAGGGCCCAAAAGAATAATGCCATTATTGGGGGCATCATAAAATTAAAAATATCCAGATTCTTTTTTACATGGGTTTGAATATTTTGAATATTGAGGTCAAATTTCTGTATTTTTTCTGAATTTTCAACCCTTGTAACTTGGGTGATATACTCGAAGTATTTATCACCAAATAAATTAAAAACCAATACATAAAGGGTAAGCAGCAATAAAAAAAACTGGATCGGGGCCATGAAAGGACGGCGTTTTCCTTTAAGATAAGTTTTAACATAGTTTCCAGGACTTATCACCAGTTCCTTAACGGTTCTAAAGAGATGGGATTCGAATAAGAAAACTGTTTGAAGGAATTCAAGATAGATTGATTTTAACGTGATTCTGTCAGTGATTTTCTTTTGGCCGCAGTGATTGCAAAAAGAATCTTCAAATTTCTTCCCACAATTCAGACATGTTTCCATAATCTACTCATTTCAAGCTTACAATGGTAACCCCGGTTTCACCTTCACCATAGCGGCCGGTACGATACTCTTTTATCGATTTATTCTTGGCTAAAAATTGTTGAACGGCTGTTCTTAAAGCTCCGGTGCCTTTGCCATGAATAATGGTAACTTCATTCCATTCGCTGTGTACCGCGCTGTCCAGATATGCATCAACTCGTTCCAAAGCTTCATGTGTTTCACATCCACGGACATCAACTTCGTGTGCAACAGTAGATGGAATATGGGCCGTACTTGCAGATTTAGCAGGTTTAGTTTCAACTACCTGCCCATCATTATTTAACAGTTCCACTTCAGAAATATTCACTGTGAGCTTCAGGCCTTCCCGTTCAAGCTCAATCGCATTTTTATTCTTAAAAATTTTGCTAATGTTGCCAACCACATTGTAAACCAATGATCTAACTTTTTGGCCGATTTTTACCTGGTCAATTGTTAAATCACTTTTGATATTATCAACAGAAGGCTCCTCAAGACTTGTCTTAAAATTATTAAGCTCACGCCGCGCATTTTTTACAGTATTTTTGTCTGCAGAAGATTCTTTGATACTACGAATTGTAGCCTCAATTTTTTTATTGGCGTGTTCAATTATATCTTTTGCCTGCTGTTTGGCTTCTTTCTCAAGCTTTCTTTTATTTTTCTTCAGATCTGTACTATTACTTTCATACAACTTTATCAATGCATCCAGCTTGCTTTGTTTTAGACTTAATTCCCTTACTTCATTTTGATAAAAATTGCTCTTTTCCGAAATGTCGTTTAGCAGATTGGCCATATCCTGATTTGAGTTACCTTCAAGCTGCCGAGATCGGTCAATAATCTCCTGGGACATACCGAAACGTTTGCAGATATCAAAGGTAAAACTGCTGCCGGGAATGCCCGTTTCTAATATAAAAAGAGGCTTTAAATGTTCAATATCAAATTGCATTGCGGCGTTTTCGACCCCGGTGGTTTCTGAAGCATATAGTTTCAATTGATTTTGGTGAGTAGAAACCAGGGAGACAACATCGGGTCTGTTCAGTTGCTCCAAAACTGCAATCGCCAAAGCAGCACCACCGGATGGTTCTGTTCCAATTCCAATTTCATCAATCAAAACAAGGGATTTTTCTTTGACATTTTCAACAATCTCATTTAGCCCGGTAATGTGTGATGAAAATGTGCTTAAATCATTCTCTATGGATTGTTTATCACCAATCAAAACAAACATCCGATCACAAATAGGAAACTTGCTTCCTTCACTCACGGGAATAGGTATTGAACATTGAAGCATCAGTTGTAATAATCCAACCGTTTTCATCGCAACCGTTTTACCGCCGGCGTTAGGACCGGATATAACCAACGTATTAAATGGATCTCCAATTTCCAGCGTTAAAGGAACGGTTTCCTTTTTTATCAGATCCAATAAAACGGGATGCCGGCCATTGTTTATCAGCCAATAATGGTCATCAACAATTTCAGGAAAAACTGCTTCTACCTGTAATCCGTACCTGGCACGTGCCTGAAGGCTATCCAGTTCAACAAGAACAGACAAGTCGTTTCTCAACTCTTCGCCAGCTTCGCGGATCATTACGGACAAACGAGTTAATATTTTTATTACTTCCCGCTTTTCCGAAATGAGCAGTTCCTGGATTTCATTGTTGGTTTGCACAACCGCCATTGGTTCCACAAATTTTGTTGCACCGGATGATGATTGCCCGTGTACAATCCCAGATATTTTTGAAACCGAGAATTCCCTGACCGGTAACACAAGACGCCCATCTCGGAGCGTTACATATTCTTCCTGTAAATGCTCAGAATTTTTTGAACTAATATTCTCAAGCTTACGGTTGACATCATCCCTAAGCTGGTAAATTTTCTTACGAATCGTTTTTAACTCTTTGCTGGCATTATCAAAAATATTACCAGCGGGATCGATCGTAAATTGTAACTGACTTAATAATGTTTTTTGATTGGACAGATCTTTTGTAAGGCGTTTTAACGGACTTTCAGCCAAAGATTGTATTTTAAAAAATGTATTAATTTCCTGACAAATTTCGAGAATATTTTGAATTTCAAGACATTCTTTTGTTTCCAGATAACTGTTTTGGGGTTCAATTTTGTTTAATAGAATCCTGATATCAAAGAAAGACCCTAAAGGCAAACGTCCTTCTTTTTCTATAATCCGGCCGGTTTCCTCAACATTTTTTAATTTATCAACCAGCTTGTTTTTTTCAGTGAGCGGAGCAAGGTTTAAAATGTTTTGCCGGCCAAGTTCTGAAATACACTTATTGCCAATAATTGATAAAATATTGTTTAAACCGAGCGCTGTTTTTGATTGTTCAAATCCGTACATAATTTTTATTTAAGGTGTTTTAGAATATCAGATGCTGTTGAATCAGGATTTATTTCATCGAATGGGATCATATCTTTAATTGAACTCTCATCGCCCGGGAAGAATAGATTTTTTAACACAGGTGCGAATTTTTGAACTGGTTCGTAAACCAAACTATCATCTTTTCCCATTTTTTGTAAAAAATAGTCTGAGCCGGGAAACAGAATAATTCCATTTAAGACAATACTGATAATTAAGGTGATTTTTGTAAATGCAAACAATGCACCTGCCAATTTATTGACAGGTTGTAAAAATGTGAATGTTGCAATTTTATTTAGGGTTTTTGATAACAGCCGTATAAAAATATTAACGGCCAGGAAAATAACAACAAAGGCACTTACCTTCGCTACTGCAATTGGAATATCTGGGAAAAATTCTAAAATTTTTAATTGCAATGGCGGATGAAGAACTGTTGCCGTAATCACACCTAAAGAAAGGGCCACCAGAACCATCAGCTCTGTAATTAGCCCTCTAAAGAGACCACGAACAGTAATAAATGCAATCAGAGTAAGAAAGGATAAATCTAAATAGTTCATTGAAGGTAATTACGAGAGAAGCGAACGGACAATTTGTTGAACGAGTTTGCCGTCCGTTTTACCTTTTAGCTTCGCCATGGCAGGTCCCATTACTTTTCCAATATCTTTTAAATCCGCGGCTCCACTTGTTTTAATTATTTCGGCGACAATTTGTTTTACATCATCTTCAGACATCTGGGCAGGCAAATAGCTTTGCAGTATTTCAAGCTCGGCAGTTTCTTTATCCACCAGATCCTGCCGGCTGCCTTTTTTATACATCTCAATTGAATCTTTTCGGCTTTTAACACCGCGCATAAGCACAGATATTACATCTTCATCCGTGAGTTCTTTTCTATGCTTAATACGTTCATCTTTAATTTGTGAGTATGTTGTTCTTAAGGTGTTTAATTTTTCTTTTTGACCCGATTTTAAGGCCTCGGTCATATCATTCTTAATTTGCGATTCAAGGTTCATCGAACAATTGTTCCTAGTACTAATATGAATATTTATCTGGGTTTAAAATAATATCGATCTCATATTCTGCAGATTGTTTCCAGCTTCTGTTTTTTGCAGCTTCACGAAAATGTTTCAATGCTTTTTGGCTCTGACCTTTGTTTTTATAAACAATGCCCAAATTAAAGTTACATGCTGCTTTTACATTGCTTCTACGGGTACTGCTAATTGCCTTTTTTAATGCATCTTCTGCTTTTGTATAATTCTTAGCATTAACATAAGCCTCACCCAAACGATAATAGTATGTGCCTTTAAGCTGTTTTTGCTTTGCGCTTGTATTTGCTATGGCATTTTCAAATGCTTCAGCTGCTTTAGAATGTCGCTTTAATCCTGCATATGTTAGACCAAGTATATTATGTGCAGGGGCATATTTGCCATTTGATTCAATAGAAGCATTAGAAAACTTTAAGGCTTTTTCCCAGACTTTTTGCTGGTAGTATATTTTCCCAAGACCAAAATTGGCTTTCGAAGATGTTGGATTAAAAGCCAACACTGCCTTATAAGTATTAATTGCTTCACTTGTTTTGTCTATTTTAGATTGTAACTTAGCAAGAGAAATGTATGCTTTTTCAAATTTGCTATCCAATTTGATTGCATTTTTATAGGCATTTTCAGCTTCAGAATATTTTGTGGTTTTCTGATAAGCATATGCAAGCATATAATTTGCTTTTGGAAAATTGCTGTCTTCCTTAATTGCTTCTAAAAACTTTGGTATCGCTTTATCAAATTTCTTTTGACGGGACAAATCCATTCCTGAGTTATAAGCTTGTCCGGCTGCCTGGCTTCTTACATCTTCATTCTGAGCAAAAACAATTCCACTACTTAAAAGTGTAATAAATGCTAATAGAATCATTTTCTTAAACATCAATACCTCCTGGTCATAAATTTTTAATAAAAAAAGAGCGGTAAATATAAAAGTATAACCTACTTAGGGCAAGTATACTTATTTAATTGGTGTAAAAATATTATTGAAGCGTAAACGCGTATATATTTTACATCACAATTATGGCTGTTTGTTAAGGATTTATATTCACTGATCGCTTTCAGGTTCCTCAACTTCTTTCATTTTTTTCTTTAAATTCTCTTCAATGGCAAACATGGCGTTGGGAATATCAACATAATTTGTAGTTTTTATTTCCATATTATTTACAAAACTTTCCAGTTCTTTTAGTACCAAAGTTATTTTCTGAGTTTCTTTTAAACTTACCTGCGAAAGTTTTACAGCCCTGCGAATATCTTCAGGATTTTGAGTTGCCAGTTGTGCATAACCCGATATTGTTGTTGTTGAATTATTTATATAATGTGCGAGGGTTGTTAATATTTGCCGCAAAGTTTCCACCCGAATCTGCAGCATTTCTTCTTCTAACTCTTTTGACTGAGTTTTTTTATTTTCGATATAATCTTTGTAGACTTTTTTTACTGTTTTTGGAAGTATAGCAATGTTCTGCGGAGATTTTTCAAGAAAATCATTTGCGCCGCCTTTTAGTGTATTAATGGCAATTTGCATCTCTTTTTGTGCTGTAATAATTATCACGGGAATATCAGTTTCTTCCCTGATTAAATCTAATATTTCACTGCCCGTTGCATCCGGTAGATTAAAATCCAATAAAACAATGTCTTGTTTTGAAAGATCAACATTTTCCAAATCTGCCTTGGAAATTGCCACAGTTACAAGGCAATCCAACTCATCATTAAGGATATCCGCTTCCAAAAATGCATGGTCTTCGTCATCTTCGACAATTAAAATTCTTAAGGTTTCCATGTGGGCCTTTTAATTAATCTGATAGTTATTAAACTTTATAAAGAAAGAAGTACCTTTGCCAACTTTACTTTGGAGATGTATTTCTCCACCAATTTTACCGACCATATTTTTGACAAGAGCTAATCCAAGACCTTTTCCTCCGCTTTGATCGGGAGAATTATTGCCTCTCTGGTAAGAATCAAAAACATTCACCTGTTTTTCTGGTGGAATTCCCGGACCATTATCAGTTACTTGGAACACCAAAAATTCCTCTTCAATATTTGATAGTATCTTTATTTTATTACTGCGTTTTTTTATTGGCATATATTTACAGGCATTGTCAATCAGGTTCAAAAAAATATGTTTTAAAACTGCTTCATTAGAAAGTAACACTGGTAAATTTTTATCGATTTCTACCTTTACATTTTTCCTTTTTAGCTCATAAGTCAGTTCATCAAGAATTGAAGAGATAAGCACTGAAATATTTACGGGTTCTTTTAATCCGATATTTTTGCTGGATTTAAAATTAGTAAGAATTTCCTCGATCATGTTGAGTTCTTTCTCAACATTTTTGCGTATTCTCAGCAACCTGTCATTTAAATCACCATCTAAATCATCTTTGTATTTTCTTTCAATTGATTCAACCAAACCAATCACATTACGTAAAGGAGCATTTAAATCATGTGAGACCAGTTTTAACATAATATCTTTTTCAATTATCGAATCGCTAAGAAGTTTATTTGTTATTTCCAACTCTTCCGTACGCTGTTTTACACTTCGCTCCAGATTTTGAACATTGTCAATATTTTCAAGATGTAAAGCCACCGTATTTGCAAGCAGCATTAACTTTTCAAGATCTTTATGTTCAATGGATTTTTTCTCGCCAAGGTTCCCGATAATTACCATTCCATAAAAATGGAAAGCCGTATTAATTGGTATTAAAGCAAATTTTCCGGCTAAATTATATTTTAACATAATATCATTAAAAGGTAATTCTTCGCGAATTAAGGGATAATGACTTTGCATTTTTTGAACAATATAATTTTGGTCAGCAATAATAAAATTTTTTAAATCGAACTTAATTTTTTCATCAAGAACACTAAGTCCTTTCAAGCTGGAACTATCGAATATCAATTTGGAATTTTCATATTTAAAGAGAAATGAAACCGAATAACCCAAACTTGAAGTAATCTCTTTTACTAAATTATCAAAAATACCTTTTTTAGTTTTCTCCTTTCTAAGCTCCAGCATATAAATAACCAGGTTAGACATTGCTTCAAGTTCTTTATCAAGGTTTTTCTGAATTTGTTCTGCTTTCTGCTGAGATTTTCTCAGGTTAAGCGGAATCATTTTATTATCCTGGCGCAGCTCTGCCATTCGTTTTGCAGCAACTTCCAGGTATCCAACAACCCTGTTAAACTCTGTTGACATCCCGGAATGCTCTTCCAGGCTTTCCTGGCCAATTGAAACAAGTTTTGATAAATGTATGAGCTTTTTAAATGGAATATAGACAACGCGGTCAAAGAAAAAGACAAAAAGGTAGATTAAGATTGCAGAAATTAAAAGTAAAACAAACGATTGGTATCGGGCCGCTTTTTCTGACAAAACAATTTTCGTGGCATCAATTCCAACTTTTATGTTTATTTCGCCAACCCATTTTTTATCCTTTACCGGGATTGATAACGCTAAGATATTTTTATCATTCTTAAAGATCACTTCATTTACAGGGAATGAATCAATTTCAGCAAAACTATATTTATCTCCAGGGAAATAATAATCATTCCCCAAATAGCTTGTACCTATATATTCAACCTCATCCAAACCTTCAATACTGGACACGATCGAATTGATAAAATCTTCTTTAGGTATATCGTTATCTGTTTTGCTTAAAATATTATATAGAAGGCTGTTTATTTTATATTCGAATAATAGTTTATGTTCTGCTAACTCTTTATCATGCACAGACATAGGATAGTACAATGTCACAAAAATATTTGCTGCGACAAATATACTAAGTGTGAAAAGGAAAAATTTTGTCCTTATTGAAGAGTGCTTTATAAAGAAAAGTAATTTCATTCAAATTATCAGATTACTAAAACTATAGGCTACTTTGCGCGTTCCAGATATTTGCCATCTCTTGTATCAATTCTAATTACTTCATCTTCCCCGATAAACTGAGGAACCTGGACAGTGAGACCTGTTTCAAGTTTGGCCGGCTTATAAGATGATGTGACGGTTGCTGTCTTTAAATGTGGGGCTGTTTCTACTATTTTCAAATCCATTGTTGCAGGTAATTCTACACTTAAAGGGTTTTCTTCAAAAAAACTTATATCGCATTGTGTGTTAGGTAATAAATAATACTTTGCATCTCCGATCATTTCACTATTTATTGGAATTTGATCATACGTTTCCTGATCCATAAAATAGAAATTATCTCCATCATCATATAAAAATTCCATCTTCCTTGTATCAAGATTAGCTTTTTCAACATTTTCATCTGACCGAAATCTGTTTTCGGCATTATTACCCGTTTTAATATTTTTCATTTTTGTTTGAACACCGGCTTGCCCTTTGCCTGGTGTAAAGTGCTGCATGCCGGTTACAACATGTAGTTCATTATTATAAATTAAAATCATACCTTTGCGAATTTGTGTTGCCTTAATCTTCATTAC from Calditrichota bacterium carries:
- a CDS encoding sulfotransferase family 2 domain-containing protein yields the protein MLISHRKKFIYTKTSKTAGTSVESYFEKFCMPEGEWEFSHGREEYISATGIIGFRGTNAASKEWRNHLSAAEIKNKIGASIWDNYFKFCVVRNPFDKLLSGFFFNKEKNEDQDTILQFRNWLKNGGRVMDRDRYVIGDNICMDYFIKYENLEEGINHVCKKLELPFEPSTIPKLKTGYRKKTIPINKFYDEESIQLVKSAYSFELNYFNYSMPEN
- the polA gene encoding DNA polymerase I, whose protein sequence is MSEKLFLIDGSALYYRSYFAFIRNPLINSKGENTSATFGFLNTMIKILDEERPEYVAIIFDTSKPTFRHEIYSEYKATREKMPDDMRAQYPRMVDTLKKLNFILIDKDGYEADDIIGMLSHKYGNKDLDVFIVSGDKDMAQLVNDHVFLYAVGKAGAAPDIMNAQKVIDKYGVNPSQIVDWLALMGDTSDNIPGVPKVGGKTAAKLLGEYGSIPGIYENLEGMKKSALKDNLANNKEQAFMSQNLTTIDLKVPMDVMLDDIKFNVWDMDVVSKILKELEFPSLFNRMLALTEADSDFIPTDTSQYEKEAVNYKLVDTKESFDGFLKELKRQKKFVFDLETDSLDSLTANIAGIAFSWKEHQGWYVPINHFDIKLSEKEILRSLTPVFTNPKIKKYGQNLKYDHAVLKQHGVNVQGIYFDTMIASYVLDPSNRQHNLDNLAEKYLAYKMIPISDLIGKGKDEKLMTDLAANEVLPYAAEDADISLRVANILEDKLKEHGLDDLFFNLEMPLLEVLEITETNGIKINLDLLSKLSEDIAKELAKLEKEIYDFAGQEFNISSPQQLGTIMFEEKKIHEELDLRKPKKTKTGQFSTSEQTLERFSEHPVIDKILNFRKLAKLKNTYVDALPEMVNSKTGKIHTSYNQTVAATGRLSSMNPNLQNIPIRTELGKEIRRAFIPSREGYSILSADYSQIELRVMAHLSGDETLIKGFQQDNTDIHAVTASLIFDISLEEVTADHRRKAKEINFGIMYGMNKWGLSNRLHISPDEAELFIANYFATYPNIQLFMRKAIEQANEQGYVETMMNRRRYLPEIKSKNRNIREFAERMAINTPIQGSAADLIKKAMIDMQRFIDTQEDCPAYMLMQVHDELVFEVKDSYIKEFAGHVERIMANAMPLSVPVVVESASGANWLEAHE
- a CDS encoding DUF3667 domain-containing protein, with protein sequence METCLNCGKKFEDSFCNHCGQKKITDRITLKSIYLEFLQTVFLFESHLFRTVKELVISPGNYVKTYLKGKRRPFMAPIQFFLLLLTLYVLVFNLFGDKYFEYITQVTRVENSEKIQKFDLNIQNIQTHVKKNLDIFNFMMPPIMALFFWALFRKQGFNYAESLVFSFYIISIGFLLSIIIIFFSLVDIRVAFLKNILLIIYFSFAIIQFSGMKKTPALFKSILTIIFTYMLYGVVVAGFTIIFILLKP
- a CDS encoding endonuclease MutS2; its protein translation is MYGFEQSKTALGLNNILSIIGNKCISELGRQNILNLAPLTEKNKLVDKLKNVEETGRIIEKEGRLPLGSFFDIRILLNKIEPQNSYLETKECLEIQNILEICQEINTFFKIQSLAESPLKRLTKDLSNQKTLLSQLQFTIDPAGNIFDNASKELKTIRKKIYQLRDDVNRKLENISSKNSEHLQEEYVTLRDGRLVLPVREFSVSKISGIVHGQSSSGATKFVEPMAVVQTNNEIQELLISEKREVIKILTRLSVMIREAGEELRNDLSVLVELDSLQARARYGLQVEAVFPEIVDDHYWLINNGRHPVLLDLIKKETVPLTLEIGDPFNTLVISGPNAGGKTVAMKTVGLLQLMLQCSIPIPVSEGSKFPICDRMFVLIGDKQSIENDLSTFSSHITGLNEIVENVKEKSLVLIDEIGIGTEPSGGAALAIAVLEQLNRPDVVSLVSTHQNQLKLYASETTGVENAAMQFDIEHLKPLFILETGIPGSSFTFDICKRFGMSQEIIDRSRQLEGNSNQDMANLLNDISEKSNFYQNEVRELSLKQSKLDALIKLYESNSTDLKKNKRKLEKEAKQQAKDIIEHANKKIEATIRSIKESSADKNTVKNARRELNNFKTSLEEPSVDNIKSDLTIDQVKIGQKVRSLVYNVVGNISKIFKNKNAIELEREGLKLTVNISEVELLNNDGQVVETKPAKSASTAHIPSTVAHEVDVRGCETHEALERVDAYLDSAVHSEWNEVTIIHGKGTGALRTAVQQFLAKNKSIKEYRTGRYGEGETGVTIVSLK